From the genome of Solanum lycopersicum chromosome 12, SLM_r2.1:
tttaagatcgaatttttttcaaaaaatattctttattttcttaattacgGTACGTGTACAGATCCTAAGTTGGAGACGTATTTTTTTTTGAGTCTCATATATACAAGGAATTGATGAAACATGAGCcaagtaaaagaaaagatattatttttggaaaaattatgtaattaacatAATCTCTAAAAATTTCTATCATTcgaattaataacaaaaatccCTTTTCCATTCTCCAACATTATAGGATGCATTACTACTTTATTTGTATACGATGAATCTAATAcaaatgttattattaatacataaccctatctaatttaattataatttataattatgtatctGATACATAACTCATCTATCATTCGCTATGTATTGGGCGAAGGAACAAGTCATTGACGGGTTTCTAAAAAATCcgaaattattataatttagaaAACTTTCGAGATAGTGGACTAATAAATGGTGACAGATAATATACTACAGTTGCACATGGGGTTTATAAGATATTCTAATGAACAGTGAGTTGTAGACATGTTCTCATACACTTTCCAACTATatactaaaaagaaagaagacatAATAAGCCACCACATTGCTTCTTCTTAACAGGATTACAGTGAACCAAAATTAATCAATCAAAGCATAAATAATGTAATTAGAATCTTTAAACAATATGATTGTAGTGCTGCTAGTtacaaaagaataaaagaacGAATAAAATGTCGCTATAGATTTCAGCTAAATGAGCTATTATTCATCAACTATCCCTTTTTCTTCGCGATGGAAAACATTCCActcgcttcagaacttcaagttagaaaaatataaatattccgAGCATTCTATGATCCTAGTAATATACGCGGAATCCTTACTCTGAAAGAAAAGACTGATGGTCTACACGTTGGTGATTAGCAGAGAAGATGAATCGAACCAACAGGTGGAATGATGGGACCATTAAAAAACATGCAGTTAAAAGGAGCATACTGAACTCTATCACTTTGATTCCTTCGATCCTTCATAGCCGTAGGGGTTTTTACTGGCCCAGTTCCACTGATCCCGGCACATATCTTCAATGCCATATTTAGCCCTGAAAAATAAGCCGGTAGATCAGTATATGTCATAGAGAAATGAGAGGCAGGAAAGTTCTTAAGTCGTTAGATTGGTTAGCAGCAATCAGACAATTGAAAAAGTGATACATTTGTAATTATCACTTACCTCCAATTCAATTCTCGTTCTGCTTTCTCTGTTGCTGCGTATACAATTTCAGCGTCCCCAGGTCTTCGACCAGACATCACCAGTGGAATTTTCTAGTAAAGCAGAACAAGAAGTAGTCAGTGCACCAGGAATACTAATTAGTGTTACAATTACAATTAGTCTGTTCCATTGTTAGCAAAGTCTTTTCGCAGAAAGTGACAGGTCAGAAATGTACAGTGAGGAGATTAAACAGAGCCGGAATTATGTGTGAACCAAAGGGAGCCTTTCAGATTATAAGAGACATATCAGATGAGAAGAACTGGAAAGCAACTCTAGAGGCTCTTTTCGTATGTGCAGGCATACATCTCTCAGATCAGAAAATCAAACAACAAGCATTCCACTAAAGAGGCTTAACTTAAAAAACTATTCAATATGCACCACGCCAATctatttcattataattcaaTCTCAGATAAGAATCAGGCTCACTGTTATTAAAATtagcaataaaaaaaataataggtaCTTCTATTTGGATAACAAGCAAAGGCTCTTGCTCAAATGTGTCATATGTCTCTCTTTCCATTTATAAAAGTCTTTTCCACAGAGACGCCCAAGGATGAATGTAAAAGTACACTACCTTTCCTGATGCCTTCTCAAATGCTGCCACCACTTCCAAGACTGATGATCCTTTCCCAGTTCCCAGGTTGTAAACTTCACAACCTGAAATGTTAAAGCAAACATAGGTAGAGTCAACATCAAGCAGAGAGAACTTTTACCCCTACACTTAGATAGGTCATGATCACTTTATCATCCAACAAGAATAGAAGTGTCTTTAAAGACATCCAAATGATATAGCTCCAGAAATGCAAAGACAAGCCACACTAGAACTAACATGATCTAGTTAAACAGAAACATCCTAGAAGAAGAATTTGATCACATCATGATCAAAACTTGAtgcttacaacaacaacatcatacCCCATGTAATACCAAAACTTGATATTTCtaacataataatatttgtCTGGGGATATTAGTGACACTGTCATGTTTAACCACGTCTAGAGAACACAAGGACGAAAGGCGACATAGAAAAGTACAACTTTGTGCTTTCACCAATGTAAGAACAAGAATCCAACAGCAGAATTGAAAAATATACATCAGGGAAAACAGTCTTCAAGAACGAAAAGTTCGAGAGCTTTGTGGTAATGGATTCCGAAGCTGCTGGGAAAATTAGCACCAGATAACTTAAACAGAGAAGTAACAATCATAAGAAGTAACAAATACTCACCGGTCGAAGGATCGAACAGCTTCCGCAAGGCAGCAATATGGCCATCCGCTAAATCAACAACATGAATGTAATCACGTACCTGAAAATATCAGTAAATGATCACTCACATGTTCAGGCAAAAGACAACCACGTTTTCTTCCTATTAGTTTAACTACAGAACTCTTGGTGCACCTTGATTTGATGTTTTTTTCCGACAAGCTAACTAATGGTTGAGTAAGAAAGAAAGTTTACatcctttttctatttttgttgcAAGGTACGTGGGTGAGAAAGAGCAGGAAAATTGTAAGATGACAATGAGTCCACATTCATTTGGATTCATAGTTTCATGTAGCTAGTCAAAGATTTCTAAATTTAAGTGAGCTAATTTTGTCGTAATCTAGAACACTGATAACAAACAACTCTGACAGTCAAAAAATACTTGTCTCATAATAGTCTTatcaaaagttaaaacattaataattaTCACCAAGTGTTGGCTAATGAAAGTTTGGCCATACCGCAGTGCCATCCTTTGTTGGATAATCAGTTCCATAAACTGTCAGTGCTGGTCTCCTGCCAACAGCAACTTGTTGAACAAAGGGCATGAGGTTGTTTGGAATTCCACGTGGATCATCACCAATACAGCCACTTGGATGTGCACCAATAGGATTGAAGTACCGCAACAATATGACTTTCCATTGAGAGTCAGAATGGTAGACATCTCGGCAAATATCTTCAGCAAAGAGCTGAAAATTGAATCTATTTAGCTTTTAAGAATAAACACACAGCATACATGTAACCAGAATTCTGGTTATTCAGGAAAGACAGAACACAAACACCCCCCACGCCCCACCCTCcgttaaaagaaaaagacaaggGAAGGTATAAGACTTGGCTGCTCAACAGCCTCAACATAGAGGGGGCAGTCAATGAGATACcctttttagattttagaatCATAGATATCCGCTTCATTAAACCAGCCGAACACTGAAATGACCAGACGAGACAACTCAAAAAAGATACCTTTGTTCTTCCATAAGGATTTGCAGCACTTATGGGAGACTCCTCAGTACAAGGAACCTCTTTTGGCCAACCATAGACAGTAGACGATGAAGAGAACACAAGCTGAATAGTTGAAGACATAAAACCAGTAAATATAACAAGTtgcaacaaagaaaaaaaaatgcattaTTAAGATAAGCAAAAGGGTATAGAAGAAATACATTTTTGCATCCACGCGTTGCCATGACTTCCAGCAGGGTTATTGTACCTGTAATATTGTTGTTATAGTACATCAAAGGTTTCTGGACACTTTCACCCACTGCTTTTAGTCCAGCAAAATGTATAACAGCATCAAACCTGCATTACATATGTAATAGATGCTGAACTAAAGAAAGAAAGCAAAGCAAGGAAGCCGATACCCAAATATAAACACACAACTATCATGTTGGAAAATGCCAGACAAGACCAAATTTTCCGATAAACAAGTACACAATTCATCATGATTATCAAGTTTTCAGCATACTGCACTGTGTACAAAAACAACACGAGCTAGAATAACAACACAACAGTAATCAATAAAGAAGAAGGTTGTACAGAACTTACTTGTTAGACTCGAAAAGCTTTTCAACTGCAGGCTTATCACGCAGATCAATCTGACgttcaaaacaacaaaaaccaTAGAAATCAGGAACAGAATGAAACAGCAATCAAAAGCTTGACACTACGAAACACTCTACAAACATATCACAGAGCAGAAAAGTACCAAATCCTACCACATATCTGAATTCAAAAGTTCACatcgaaagaaaaaaaatcacgaTAGACCCAAATCAACACCCATTATAAGAACACAGATGCAACAATTTCCAACCCAATCTTTACATCCAGACACACCAAATAAAATCATCGattcaaaagagaaaaagaaccCACATTGTAAAACAATAGGTTAGACCCAAATCGACCCGCAAGTTCCTGAACCCTTTTGATTGCAATTGCAGATGAATTATCCAAATTATCAACCACCACTGTCTTATAACCACCCAACAGCAACTGTAACACCGTGTGACTCCCAATATACCCAGCTCCACCCGTCACCAATATATTCTTCGACATTGATCCAAATCAGaacaaaaaaaacccaaaaattaaagaaaaaaaaggttcgATTTGAGGTTAGAGAATGAAAATCTGATATTTTCGGACTTGTAACAGAGTCCAAAGTCTACTTTATATAATGATGATTTgtgtgagagagaaaaaaaaaaaagattgtcaGCTCTTCTCTGTCATTGGGTGTAAAGAAACCAAATCAACGAATAGTtttaaggaagaaaaaaatggCCATGTGGGAAGGAAGTTTCATCACGTCGGCAGTCtgtcaagaaaaaaaagttttgcaTCGGCGGCTGTTTATACTACAGTGACTCCTCTCCCAT
Proteins encoded in this window:
- the LOC101248179 gene encoding UDP-glucose 4-epimerase GEPI48-like; this translates as MSKNILVTGGAGYIGSHTVLQLLLGGYKTVVVDNLDNSSAIAIKRVQELAGRFGSNLLFYNIDLRDKPAVEKLFESNKFDAVIHFAGLKAVGESVQKPLMYYNNNITGTITLLEVMATRGCKNLVFSSSSTVYGWPKEVPCTEESPISAANPYGRTKLFAEDICRDVYHSDSQWKVILLRYFNPIGAHPSGCIGDDPRGIPNNLMPFVQQVAVGRRPALTVYGTDYPTKDGTAVRDYIHVVDLADGHIAALRKLFDPSTGCEVYNLGTGKGSSVLEVVAAFEKASGKKIPLVMSGRRPGDAEIVYAATEKAERELNWRAKYGIEDMCRDQWNWASKNPYGYEGSKESK